GAAGCGCTGGTCTACCAGCTCGAATACCACTGGACGGAGCAGTTGCGCCCCCGCCTGGATGGGCTCACCGACGACGAGTACCTCTGGGAACCCGTACCCGGGGCCTGGACCGTGCACCCGGACGGGTCCATCGACTTCACCTACCCGCAACCCGAACCCGCACCGTTCACGACCATCGCGTGGCGACTCGGGCACGTGATCGTCGGCGTGCTCGCGGTGCGGGCTCACCACCACTTCGGTGGTCCGCCCGCCGACTACGCCACGTGGAGCTGGGCCACCGACGCCGGCACCGCACTGCGCCAACTGGATGCCGCGTACTCCGACTGGATCGCCGGGGTCAAGGCACTCGATGACGAGGCGCTCAGCCGCCCGATCGGTCCGGCCGAGGGCCCCTGGGCCGAGCATCCGATGCTCGATCTGGTGTTGCACATCAATCGCGAAGTCATCCATCACGGGGCCGAAATCGCCCTGCTCCGAGACCTTTACACGCACACCCACACGAACCAGGAGAACTGACATGCCCGCAATGCCCCCGCCCATCGCCGACGAGCGCGCCGGCCTCAGGGAGTACATCGCCGCCCAGCAGTACGCCTTCCACGCCGTGGCGTTCGGGCTCACCGACGACCAGGCCCGCGCCACCCCGACGGTCAGCGCGCTGTCCATCGGCGCGCTGATCAAGCACGTCACCAGCTGCCAGCGGGGCTGGATGGAGCGCGTGTCCGCCGCGCCCGAGGCGACACCGGCCGATCAGCGCTCGCAGGAAGAACAGGCCGCCGACTACGCCAGCGAGTTCGTCATGCGCGAGGACGAGACGCTCGCCGAGATCCTGGAGCGGTTCGAGGCCGTCAACGCCGACACCATGCGGGCGATCGACACCGTCGACCTCGGCGCCCCGGTGCCGATCCCGAAGGATGTCCCCTGGTTCCCCAAGGATTTCGACGCGTGGTCGGTGCGCTGGGCGTTGTTCCACCTGATCGAGGAGCTGGCTCGACATGCCGGCCACGCCGACATCATCCGGGAATCCATCGACGGCGCGACCCTGTATGAACTGCTGGCCGGACTCGAGGATTGGGAGCCCACCGAATGGCTGACCCCGTGGGGCAAGGCGCCCGTGGCGCCGGAGGGCTGACCCGTCGAGTCAGTGACGCGCGTCACGCTCGTTGAAGGCAAAATGCGGGGTTTGGCACACTACAACAATGAGTTCAACCAAAAATCACCGGGAGGTGGCCAGACTCGACCGGGTTCCGTTGCCGGTCGAGGCCGCCCGAATCGGCGTGACGGGTTGGCAGCTCACCCGCACCACCGCGCGCGTCGTCACCAGACTGCCTGCCCGTGGCTCGTGGCAGACGAAGGTCATCAAGGAGATCCCGCAGACCTTTGCCGACCTCGGCCCCACCTACGTCAAGTTCGGCCAGATCATCGCCTCGAGCCCGGGTGCGTTCGGCGAACCGCTGTCCCGCGAGTTCCGCACGCTGCTCGACGCCGTGCCGCCGGCCGACACCGAGGAGGTGCACCGGCTCTTCAAGGAGGAGTTGGGCGACGAGCCCAGGAACCTCTTCAAGCACTTCGACGAGCAGCCGTTCGCCTCGGC
The DNA window shown above is from Mycolicibacterium confluentis and carries:
- a CDS encoding DinB family protein, which produces MPAMPPPIADERAGLREYIAAQQYAFHAVAFGLTDDQARATPTVSALSIGALIKHVTSCQRGWMERVSAAPEATPADQRSQEEQAADYASEFVMREDETLAEILERFEAVNADTMRAIDTVDLGAPVPIPKDVPWFPKDFDAWSVRWALFHLIEELARHAGHADIIRESIDGATLYELLAGLEDWEPTEWLTPWGKAPVAPEG
- a CDS encoding DinB family protein, producing MAVDNLTEALVYQLEYHWTEQLRPRLDGLTDDEYLWEPVPGAWTVHPDGSIDFTYPQPEPAPFTTIAWRLGHVIVGVLAVRAHHHFGGPPADYATWSWATDAGTALRQLDAAYSDWIAGVKALDDEALSRPIGPAEGPWAEHPMLDLVLHINREVIHHGAEIALLRDLYTHTHTNQEN